The following proteins come from a genomic window of Halomarina ordinaria:
- a CDS encoding enoyl-CoA hydratase-related protein: MSEDAVLLDVEEEIATITLNRPEMRNAITHEVSTTLLDRLDEVEDSDARALVVTGSGGSFSAGGDVNAMSARLSGEASLAESVRRIHQETSRAIERVAKFHLPTVAKIDGVAFGAGANLALACDVQLASREASISFGFKQVGLAVDTGTSYFLPRIVGMNKAKELVFTGELLDADDAHELGLFNHVYGDDFEGEVDAFVEELAQGPTVALETSKRALVQGLEQSLDQAMTREAAHQAAVFETDDHREGATAFMEKREPDFSGE, from the coding sequence ATGAGCGAGGACGCGGTGCTGCTCGACGTCGAGGAGGAGATAGCCACCATCACCCTCAACCGTCCGGAGATGCGCAACGCCATCACCCACGAGGTGTCGACGACGCTGCTCGACCGCCTCGACGAGGTGGAGGACTCGGACGCCCGCGCGCTCGTCGTCACGGGGTCGGGCGGGAGCTTCTCGGCGGGCGGCGACGTCAACGCCATGTCCGCGCGGCTCTCGGGCGAGGCGTCGCTCGCGGAGTCCGTCCGGCGCATCCACCAGGAGACGAGTCGGGCCATCGAGCGCGTGGCGAAGTTCCACCTGCCGACGGTGGCGAAGATAGACGGCGTCGCCTTCGGCGCGGGCGCGAACCTCGCGCTGGCCTGTGACGTCCAGCTCGCGAGCCGGGAGGCGAGCATCAGCTTCGGGTTCAAGCAGGTCGGTCTGGCCGTCGACACCGGTACCTCCTACTTCCTCCCGCGCATCGTCGGGATGAACAAGGCGAAGGAACTGGTGTTCACGGGCGAGTTGCTCGACGCCGACGACGCCCACGAGTTGGGACTGTTCAACCACGTCTACGGCGACGACTTCGAGGGGGAGGTCGACGCATTCGTCGAGGAACTCGCACAGGGGCCGACCGTCGCGCTGGAGACGTCGAAGCGCGCGCTCGTCCAGGGGCTGGAACAGTCGCTCGACCAGGCGATGACCCGCGAGGCGGCCCACCAGGCGGCCGTCTTCGAGACCGACGACCACCGCGAGGGGGCGACGGCGTTCATGGAGAAACGCGAGCCGGACTTCTCGGGGGAGTAG
- a CDS encoding long-chain-fatty-acid--CoA ligase, whose amino-acid sequence MVNLVSDIGSTAAESPDAPALSYDGQTQTYEEFWSRTGRFAAALDDRGVGAGDRVGIYLPNLPQYVTAFTGTLRAGGIVVPMNPQYKEREISHLLSDSGARVVVTLADLVPVVRAVQAETGVEHVVSVGGEAEGATSFEAFLADEERPVVEREGDDVAVQPYTSGTTGQPKGVLLTHENLGSNARATGDLMPGGFQDGDRMLGVLPLFHIYGMTVTMLGTLFEGGAYYPLPSWDAQGAAALIAEEDITIMHGVPVMYNDLINQPNAEAFDLSSLRFANSGGSSLPVEVMRRFEDLYDVDLYEGYGLTETSPVTHANSPEARRPGSIGKPIDGVRARIVDGAFEDVPPVERGPVDEEGADLNDVTGELVVAGPNVMKGYYGLPEANEEAFTDEDGTRWFHTGDIGYHDEDGFFYVVDRAKHMINTAGYNVYPREVEELLFEHPAVADAAVVGVPDERRGETVKAFVVPAPDAEVTEDDLREYCLERLAEYKHPREVEFVEELPRTTTGKVQKFELRGDE is encoded by the coding sequence ATCGTGAACCTCGTCTCAGACATCGGCTCGACCGCGGCGGAGTCGCCCGACGCCCCCGCGCTCTCCTACGACGGCCAGACGCAGACCTACGAGGAGTTCTGGTCGCGTACCGGGCGGTTCGCGGCCGCGCTCGACGACCGGGGGGTCGGCGCGGGCGACCGCGTCGGCATCTACCTCCCGAACCTCCCGCAGTACGTCACCGCCTTCACCGGGACGCTCCGGGCGGGCGGCATCGTCGTCCCGATGAACCCCCAGTACAAGGAGCGCGAGATCTCCCACCTGCTCTCGGACAGCGGTGCCCGGGTCGTCGTGACGCTCGCCGACCTCGTGCCGGTCGTCCGCGCGGTCCAGGCGGAGACGGGCGTCGAACACGTCGTGAGCGTCGGCGGCGAGGCGGAGGGCGCCACGTCGTTCGAGGCGTTCCTCGCCGACGAGGAACGCCCGGTCGTCGAGCGCGAGGGCGACGACGTGGCCGTCCAGCCGTACACGTCCGGGACGACCGGCCAGCCGAAGGGCGTCCTGCTCACCCACGAGAACCTGGGGTCGAACGCCCGCGCCACGGGCGACCTGATGCCCGGCGGGTTCCAGGACGGCGACCGGATGCTCGGCGTCCTCCCGCTGTTCCACATCTACGGGATGACCGTCACCATGCTGGGCACGCTGTTCGAGGGCGGAGCGTACTACCCTCTGCCGTCGTGGGACGCCCAGGGGGCGGCCGCGCTCATCGCCGAGGAGGACATCACCATCATGCACGGCGTCCCGGTGATGTACAACGACCTCATCAACCAGCCCAACGCGGAGGCGTTCGACCTCTCCTCGCTCCGCTTCGCCAACTCCGGCGGGAGCAGCCTCCCCGTCGAGGTGATGCGTCGCTTCGAGGACCTCTACGACGTCGACCTCTACGAGGGGTACGGCCTCACGGAGACGAGCCCCGTCACGCACGCCAACAGCCCCGAGGCGCGCCGTCCGGGTAGCATCGGCAAGCCCATCGACGGCGTCCGCGCGCGCATCGTCGACGGGGCGTTCGAGGACGTCCCGCCCGTCGAGCGCGGTCCGGTGGACGAGGAGGGAGCGGACCTGAACGACGTGACGGGCGAGCTCGTCGTCGCCGGGCCGAACGTCATGAAGGGGTACTACGGCCTGCCCGAGGCCAACGAGGAGGCCTTCACCGACGAGGACGGCACCCGCTGGTTCCACACCGGCGACATCGGCTACCACGACGAGGACGGCTTCTTCTACGTCGTCGACCGCGCCAAGCACATGATCAACACGGCGGGCTACAACGTCTACCCCCGGGAGGTCGAGGAACTCCTCTTCGAGCACCCCGCCGTCGCCGACGCCGCCGTCGTCGGCGTCCCCGACGAGCGCCGCGGCGAGACCGTGAAGGCGTTCGTGGTTCCCGCGCCCGACGCCGAGGTGACCGAGGACGACCTGCGCGAGTACTGCCTGGAACGGCTCGCGGAGTACAAACACCCCCGCGAGGTGGAGTTCGTCGAGGAACTCCCCCGGACGACGACGGGGAAGGTCCAGAAGTTCGAGTTGCGAGGTGACGAGTGA